The sequence ATTTGAACTGGCAAAAAAAGTCAAAGAAAAAGGGAGTAAAATTGTTTTTTTCTTAGGCTTTGCTAAAAAAGAAGTGATTTTTTATGAACAAGAGTTTGCCCAGATGGGGGAAGTTCACCTATCTACTGATGATGGTTCCTACGGGGTCAAGGGCCATGTTGGGACGATGCTGTCTAAAGTGTTACAAAAAGAAAAGCCAACGGCGGTTTATTCATGTGGCTCAAATGGGTTACTTAAAGCGGTAGATCATTATTTTGCAGATCTTGAGCATGCGTATCTATCATTGGAGGCAAGAATGGCTTGCGGGATGGGTGCTTGTTACGCTTGTGTCTGTCCCACAAGAGCAGACCGGGGAAAAAGCAAAAAGATTTGTGATGAAGGACCAGTATTTTCAACTGGGGAGGTTATTCTATGAATCGTTTAGCCGTAAAATTGCCAGGCTTGAATCTAAAAAATCCCATTATGCCTGCAAGTGGTTGTTTTGGTTTTGGTAAAGAATATAGCAAATATTATGATTTAGGACTACTTGGCGCGATTATGGCCAAAGCCGCTACCAGCGAACCACGCTTTGGAAATCCAACCCCTCGTGTCGCAGAAACGCCTAGTGGGATGCTCAATGCCATTGGTCTTCAAAATCCAGGACTTGAGGTCATCATGAAAGAAACGTTACCGTCTCTTGAAAGGTATGATGTTCCCATCATTGCCAATGTTGCAGGATCAACGCAAGAAGATTATGTTGCTGTTTGTGCCAAAATTGGTGACGCACCCAATGTGCATGCAATTGAATTAAACATCTCTTGTCCTAATGTCAAACATGGAGGAATTGCCTTTGGTACAAATCCAGATGTCGCCTATGAGCTCACACAAGCAGTCAAAAAAGTTGCAAAGGTTCCGGTTTATGTCAAGCTTTCTCCCAATGTCACCGATATTGTTCCCATCGCTGAGGCCATTGAGGCTGGGGGAGCAGATGGTCTAACTATGATTAATACGCTACTTGGAATGAGAATTGATTTAAAGACAAGAAAACCTATATTAGCTAATCAAACAGGTGGCTTGTCCGGCCCAGCTGTAAAGCCTGTAGCTATTCGCCTTATACACCAAGTTGCACAGGTAGTGAACATTCCGATTATTGGGATGGGTGGTGTTTATACGGTCGATGATGTTTTGGAAATGTTTATGGCTGGAGCAAGCGCAGTAGCAGTGGGGACAGCTAATTTTACAGATCCTTATATTTGTCCCAAGCTGATTGAACAATTGCCACTTAGAATGGATGAGCTCGGGATAGAATCGCTTGAAAAATTAATATCAGAAGTGAAAGGAGCAAGAAAATGACGCGTCCAATTATAGCGCTAGACTTTGCATCAAAAAAAGAGATTCAAACGTTTCTAGACTTTTTTCCAAGAGAGGAATCTTTATTTGTAAAAATCGGTATGGAAGTATTTTATCAAGAAGGGCCCACAATTGTAGAGTGGCTGAAAGAATTGAATCATGATATATTTTTAGACCTCAAATTGCATGATATTCCAAATACTGTTGGAAAAGCTATGGAAGGTTTAGCTCGACTGGGTGTTTCCATGACGAATGTCCATGCAGCAGGTGGACAAGAAATGATGAAAGCTGCTAAACACGGATTAGAAAAAGGAACTAAAGCAGGTAAGACAGTACCAAAACTAATTGCGGTGACACAGCTTACCTCCACTTCTGAAAAACAAATGCAACAGGATCAAGGGATCTTTTCTACCCTTGAAGAAAGTGTTTTAAGGTACGCAGCAAACACAGAGAAATCTGGGTTAGATGGGGTAGTCTGCTCGGCTTGGGAAGTTGAAAAAATCAAAAACCAAACCAATTCAGACTTTATCTGTTTAACACCAGGAATTCGGCCAAATGGTGGGGATGTCGGAGACCAAAAACGAGTGATGACACCCAGCGAAGCCAGAAAAATTGGTTCTGATTTTATCGTAGTGGGTCGCCCGATTACCCAGTCAGATCAGCCTTATCTTGCTTATCAAGAAATAAAAAATGAATGGAATGGAGTTTGTGAACATGACTAATTTATCTAAAACAATTGCCAAGGATTTGCTTTCAATTAAAGCCGTTAGCTTAAGTCCAAATCAGCCTTTTACTTGGGCAAGTGGTATCAAAAGCCCAATCTATTGTGACAACCGGGTCACGATGAGTTATCCTGAGGTTAGGTCACGCATTGCACAAGGGCTAGCACAAAAAATTCATGCTCAATTCCCAGAGGTAGAAGTGATTGCAGGAACTGCAACAGCCGGTATTCCACATGCTGCTTGGGTGGCCCAGATTTTAGATTTGCCAATGGTTTATATTCGCTCGAAAGCCAAAGATCATGGAAAAGGCAATCAAATTGAAGGTCGAATTACAGAGGGACAAAAGATGGTCGTTATCGAGGACTTGATTTCTACAGGAGGTAGCGTACTCGAGGCATGTGAAGCAGCAAAAAGAGAAGGGGCAAAAGTTTTAGGCGTAGCGGCTATTTTCACATATGAACTGCCTAAAGGAAAAGAAAACTTTAAACATAGTGGGCTACCATTTCTAACGTTAACAGATTATAGCTCTCTAATTGAGACAGCGCTTGAAACTGGATATATTGAAAAAAATGAGGTAGAATTATTGCAAGAATGGAAAGAAGACCCTGCAGAATGGGGCCATTTTAATAAAGATAAATAGGTGATTGTTTGACAACCAATTGGGGATATGAAGGAAAAAGAGGACCGGAACACTGGCATGAACTAAGTCAACGCTTTGCATGTGGACTTGATTTCAAATGGCAGTCGCCCATTGCCTTAAACAAAGAAATTGTAACATCGGAAAAACTATCAAAGGAGTTAGTTTTTCATTATAAAGAGGAGGTATTTTTGGAAGAGTTGTTCAATAACACCTTTCATTTTGTTCCTCCCGAGAAAGAAAGCTATTTGATGTATGATGAGAAAAAATACTGGTTGACGGATATCCATTTTCATTTGCCAAGTGAGCATACTTTGGAAGAAAAAAACTATCCGATTGAGTTTCATTTGGTCCATATGAATGAAGCAAAGCACAACTTAGTCGTTGGGATTTTATTTTCAATCGATTCGTTTGATCAACTGATTGCACAAAAAGAAGGGAAGATTGAGCTGGATCAAGCGTTCCCAGAGTTTTGCTTCAATCCAGCCTTATTTTTGCCGGAAAATCGAGGATTTTATTATTATATTGGTTCTCTAACGACACCGCCGACAATAGGACCGATTGAGTGGATAGTATTTGACGAAGTTCAAACACTTAGTCAAACGTTTGTGAATTATTTAAAGAAGGAAATTGTCGAAAATAATCGACGTCCGCTTCAACCAATCAAAGATCGAAAAGTATGGTATCAAAACAATCATAATAGTACACAGTAGTAAACAGTGCCTCCTAAAAATTTATCCGTGAATTTTAGGAGGCTTTTTTAGCAAAGAATCCCCATTAGGAAGGAGAAAAATAAATGTTAACGACACAATTTTTTGGCAGTATTTATACCAACCCACTGATGAATGCCTCAGGAGTAAATTGTTTTACCACTTATGAATTAGACCAATTGGCTGATAGCAAAGCAGGCGCATTTGTTACAAAAAGCGCTACACTTCAAGCACGTAAAGGGAATCCTAAACCTAGATATTATGACGTTCCACTCGGAAGTATCAATTCGATGGGACTTCCTAATAATGGCTTTGACTATTACCTAGACTATGCATTGAATTATCAAAAACAGCATACAACTGCACTATTTCTATCTATATCAGGCATGAGCACTGAAGAGAATATCACAATGTTACACAAAATAGTAGAGAGTGAATTTAATGGAATTACTGAACTAAATTTGTCATGCCCTAATGTCCCAGGCAAGCCACAGATTGGGTATGATTTTCCTTTAACTGAAAAAATTTTACAGGAAGTTTTCACTTTTTTTGACAAGCCATTGGGTGTGAAATTACCCCCTTATTTTGATTTTGCGCATTTTGATGAGATGGCACGTATTCTCAATCAATTCCCACTTGTTTATGTAAATTCAATTAATAGTGTAGGAAATGGACTCTACATCGATTCTAACTCTGAATCGGTGGTCATTAAACCTAAAAACGGTTTTGGTGGAATTGGTGGAGAGTATGTGAAGCCAACAGCCTTAGCGAATGTTCGAGCTTTTTATACGCGTCTAAAACCTGAAATTAAGTTAATTGGAACTGGTGGCATCCGCACGGGGCAAGATGTATTTGAACATCTTCTTTGCGGCGCGACCATGGTGCAAATTGGCACAGAACTGCACAAAGAGGGTCCTGAAATATTTGAGCGAATCGAGAAAGAACTAAAAGAAATAATGCGTCAAAAAAACTATCAAACAATTGATGAATTTCGCGGAAAGTTGAAAGATGACTTGAATGAAACTTTTGAGTTATAGAAAAAAGCGATAACGAGTTCTCAGAAAAAGCGTATTTTCAAATAAGTAAGAATATGCTAAAGTAGATTTAACGATAAAGAGAAGGAAAGTAAAGCTAGTTGAACGAATCTTAGAGAGCTTCGGTAGGTGAAAAGAAGTATCGTGACTAGCTTGAAAATGGCCTTTGAATTGTTACTCTGATAGCGTAAGAGTAATCGGTGGCACCCGTTATCTTGTGCAACAGTATGATGGTACTGGTAGAGTCTGTTATAGTGATATAACAGAAAAATTAAGGTGGTAACACGATGATTCGTCCTTTCACACAGCAGGTTTGTGTGGAGGGGTTTTTTTTTGAAAAAAAAAGGAGGAAGTAACATGGGAAATGTAATCAGTTCAAATTTGGGGTATCCAAGATTAGGTGAAAAAAGAGAATGGAAACACGCGCTAGAAGACTATTGGTCACATAAGATTAGTCAAGAAGAGTTCGTCAAAAGAACCAAAGAAGTTCGACTAAGTAACCTGAAAAAGCAACAAGAATTAGGGATTGAGTTGATCCCAGTTGGTGATTTTTCCTATTATGATCATGTATTAGATACGAGTTTTATGTTTGGAGTAATTCCCAAGCGTTTTCAGGCTAAAAACGAAGCACATGACCAATTAGATACTTATTTTTCTATTGCGCGTGGCACCAAGCAGGCTATTGCCTCTGAGATGACAAAATGGTTTAATACGAATTATCACTACATTGTGCCAGAGCTCGAAGACTTTGCTCCGCACTTAGTTGAAAATCGTCCACTTAAGTATTATTTGGAAGCCAAAGAGGAGTTAGGAATTGAAGGGAAACCAGTACTTGTTGGTCCAATTACATTTTTGAAGTTAGCGAAAACATACAAAGAAGATGAACCAGAAAGCGAAACAAGTACATGTAGTTGTGGTCATGCACACGTTTTGGAAACAGCCAAGTGCGATGCACGAATACTCCAAGATTTAGTAGACAAATTTTTACCTCTTTATAAACAAGTACTACGTGAGTTAGAAGACAGTGGCGTCGAGTATGTTCAGTTGGATGAGCCAATCTTAGTGACAGAATATGATCAAGCGGAACTAGCCGTGATTAAATCTACGTATCAAGAATTACAAGAAGCCGCTCCTAAGCTGAAAATCATTCTCCAAACTTACTTTGAAAGCCTTACTCACTATCAAGAGATTGTCGCACTTCCTGTTGCGGGCATTGGATTAGATTTTGTTCACGATTTTGGCGAAAATCTTGCTGCTTTGTCTCAGTACGGATTCCCAAAAGATAAAATACTGGCTGCTGG is a genomic window of Vagococcus entomophilus containing:
- a CDS encoding dihydroorotate dehydrogenase electron transfer subunit, which codes for MKQEMMTVLAQKELAPKIYEMTLTGKLVKEMTIPGQFLHVKAPRADLLLRRPISLASVDQKNASCKLIYRTEGVGTELFSQLVPDDQVDVMGPLGNGFPVEFLGKEDLVFIIGGGIGVPPLFELAKKVKEKGSKIVFFLGFAKKEVIFYEQEFAQMGEVHLSTDDGSYGVKGHVGTMLSKVLQKEKPTAVYSCGSNGLLKAVDHYFADLEHAYLSLEARMACGMGACYACVCPTRADRGKSKKICDEGPVFSTGEVIL
- a CDS encoding dihydroorotate dehydrogenase; protein product: MNRLAVKLPGLNLKNPIMPASGCFGFGKEYSKYYDLGLLGAIMAKAATSEPRFGNPTPRVAETPSGMLNAIGLQNPGLEVIMKETLPSLERYDVPIIANVAGSTQEDYVAVCAKIGDAPNVHAIELNISCPNVKHGGIAFGTNPDVAYELTQAVKKVAKVPVYVKLSPNVTDIVPIAEAIEAGGADGLTMINTLLGMRIDLKTRKPILANQTGGLSGPAVKPVAIRLIHQVAQVVNIPIIGMGGVYTVDDVLEMFMAGASAVAVGTANFTDPYICPKLIEQLPLRMDELGIESLEKLISEVKGARK
- the pyrF gene encoding orotidine-5'-phosphate decarboxylase; amino-acid sequence: MTRPIIALDFASKKEIQTFLDFFPREESLFVKIGMEVFYQEGPTIVEWLKELNHDIFLDLKLHDIPNTVGKAMEGLARLGVSMTNVHAAGGQEMMKAAKHGLEKGTKAGKTVPKLIAVTQLTSTSEKQMQQDQGIFSTLEESVLRYAANTEKSGLDGVVCSAWEVEKIKNQTNSDFICLTPGIRPNGGDVGDQKRVMTPSEARKIGSDFIVVGRPITQSDQPYLAYQEIKNEWNGVCEHD
- the pyrE gene encoding orotate phosphoribosyltransferase: MTNLSKTIAKDLLSIKAVSLSPNQPFTWASGIKSPIYCDNRVTMSYPEVRSRIAQGLAQKIHAQFPEVEVIAGTATAGIPHAAWVAQILDLPMVYIRSKAKDHGKGNQIEGRITEGQKMVVIEDLISTGGSVLEACEAAKREGAKVLGVAAIFTYELPKGKENFKHSGLPFLTLTDYSSLIETALETGYIEKNEVELLQEWKEDPAEWGHFNKDK
- a CDS encoding carbonic anhydrase family protein, with the translated sequence MTTNWGYEGKRGPEHWHELSQRFACGLDFKWQSPIALNKEIVTSEKLSKELVFHYKEEVFLEELFNNTFHFVPPEKESYLMYDEKKYWLTDIHFHLPSEHTLEEKNYPIEFHLVHMNEAKHNLVVGILFSIDSFDQLIAQKEGKIELDQAFPEFCFNPALFLPENRGFYYYIGSLTTPPTIGPIEWIVFDEVQTLSQTFVNYLKKEIVENNRRPLQPIKDRKVWYQNNHNSTQ
- a CDS encoding dihydroorotate oxidase, with translation MLTTQFFGSIYTNPLMNASGVNCFTTYELDQLADSKAGAFVTKSATLQARKGNPKPRYYDVPLGSINSMGLPNNGFDYYLDYALNYQKQHTTALFLSISGMSTEENITMLHKIVESEFNGITELNLSCPNVPGKPQIGYDFPLTEKILQEVFTFFDKPLGVKLPPYFDFAHFDEMARILNQFPLVYVNSINSVGNGLYIDSNSESVVIKPKNGFGGIGGEYVKPTALANVRAFYTRLKPEIKLIGTGGIRTGQDVFEHLLCGATMVQIGTELHKEGPEIFERIEKELKEIMRQKNYQTIDEFRGKLKDDLNETFEL